TGGTCAACGCCCTGACCGAGCAGGCGGCCAAGATCTGGCACACCTCGAACCTGTTCCAGATTCCCGGCGGCGAGCGCCTCGGGCAGCGCCTGGTCGACGCGACCTTCGCGGACGTGGTGTTCTTCTGCAACTCGGGGGCCGAGGCGAACGAGGCGGCGATCAAGATCGCCCGGAAGTATCACGCCGCCGGCGGCCAGCCCGAGCGGTTCCGGATCGTTACCTTCGCGGGCGCTTTCCACGGGCGCACGCTGGCGACTCTCGCGGCCGGCGGCCAGCAGAAATACATCGAGGGCTTCGGGCCCAAGGTGGAGGGTTTTGATCAGGTCCCGGCCGGCGACTGGGCGGCGCTCGAGGCGGTGATCGGCCCCGAGACGGCCGCGCTGATGATCGAGCCGATCCAGGGCGAGGGCGGCGTGCGGGAGATCCCCCATGCGGATCTGCGCCGGCTGCGCGAGATCTGCGACGCCAACGGTCTCCTGCTGATCATGGACGAGGTCCAGACCGGCGTCGGCCGCACCGGGCGTCTGTTCGCCCACGAATGGTCCGGCATCACCCCGGACATCATGAGCGTCGCGAAGGGAATCGGCGGCGGCTTCCCCCTCGGCGCCTGCCTCGCGACCCGAGAGGCGGCCCGCGGCATGACTGCCGGCACGCACGGCACCACCTTCGGCGGCAACCCGCTCGCCATGGCGGTGGGCAACGCCGTGCTCGACGTCGTCTTGGAAGAGGGCTTCCTGGAGCGCGTCGCCCGATCTGGCCTCATCCTCAAGCAGAAGCTCGCCGCCCTGCGCGACCGGCACCCCCACGTCTTCGAGGAGATCCGCGGCGAGGGGCTGATGCTCGGGCTCAAGCTCGGCGTGCCGAACACCGATTTCGCCGCCGCGGCCCGGGACGCGCATCTCCTGGTGATCCCAGCGGGCGACAACATCGTCCGCCTCCTGCCGCCGCTCACCATCGGCGACGCCGAGATCGATGAGGCCGTCCGGCGCCTCGACGCGGCGGCGTCCGGCTTCGAGGCCGTGCGCGGAGCCGCCGAGTAAGGTCAGAGACCGGATTTCAGAACACCGTCCCCGCGCCGCGGGGGGCGGCTCGAAGCGTTTCCGGGCGCGCGCGATCCCGCCGCGCCGGACGGAGACGCCCCTGCAAGGAGGTAGAGTGCGGTTCATGATCAGGTGATCGTTGAGCAGACTCTAGGTAACGTGACGCGATGAAAGCCCAGATTGACGGCCGGGCCCAGGCCCCGGCCCCGCACCTGAACGGTGCCGGCCCTCGCCATTTCCTCGACCTCAAGGATTTCTCCGGTGCGGAGCTGCGCCGGGTCCTCGATGCCAGCGCCGCCATCAAGGCGCGCCGCCGCAAGGGCGAACTCGCGACCGAGCGGCCGCTCACGGGCAAGACCCTGGCGATGGTGTTCGACCGCCCCTCGACCCGCACCCGCGTCTCGTTCGACGTGGCGATGCGCGAACTCGGCGGCGAGACCCTGATGCTCACCGGCTCCGAGATGCAGCTCGGCCGCGGCGAGACGATCGGCGATACCGCGCAGGTTCTGTCCCGCTTCGCCGACGCGATCATGATCCGCATCCTCGACCACGGTCAGATGCTGGAACTCGCCGAGTACGCCACGGTGCCGGTGATCAATGCGCTGACCAAGGTCTCGCATCCGTGCCAGATCATGGCGGACGTGCTGACCTTCGAGGAGCATCGCGGGCCGATCAAGGGCCGGACCGTGGCGTGGTCGGGCGATTCCAACAACGTGCTGGCCAGCTGGGTCCACGCGGCGGCGCGGCTCGACTTCACGCTCAACGTGGCGAGTCCCCCCGAACTCGCGCCGCCGCCCGCGCTGCTCGCCTGGGCCAAGCAGGAGGGCGCCGACCTCAACGTCACCACGGACGCCTTCGCGGCCGTGGACGGCGCCGATGCGGTGGTCACGGATTGCTGGGTGTCCATGGGCGACGACGACGAGGCCCACCGCCACAACCTGCTGAGCCCCTATCAGGTCAACGCCAAGCTGATGGCCGCGGCCAACCGGGACGCGATCTTCATGCATTGCCTGCCGGCCCATCGCGGCGAGGAGGTGACGGCGGAGGTCATGGACGGCCCGAGCTCGGTCGTGTTCGACGAGGCCGAGAATCGTCTGCACGCGCAGAAGGGGATCCTGGCCTGGTGCCTGGGCGCGGGCGGCCTCTGATCCGAGCGGCTCGCCCGGTCTCGCGCTGGTGGGGCCGGCGCCCCATATAGGCGTCAGCGGGCGGCACACGCCGCCCGCCTCCCCATCACGGCTGCCGACAGGCGGTCATCCCGGCGACGGATGTGGCGTGCTGCGCCGTCCTTCCCGCACGGGCCGGGCGGGGTGAGGGATTCGGTCGCTCCGCCAGGGACATCGCCTCACCCCGCCCGGCCCGTGCGGAGAACGAGGCCGCGCCCTGTCGGGACGGCCGCCTGATCCGGGAGCAGGGCGCCGCGGGCGCCGGACGCATCGATCGGAGAGGGTATGACCTCAGAAACGCAATCTCAGCCGCAGCACCAGACCGCCGGCAATGGCCACGCGGGCGAGGACGACGCCGTGCTGCCCTTCGCCGTGGAGGCTCTGGACGTGCGCGGGCGCGTGGTCCGGCTCGGCGATTCCGTGGACACGATCCTGCGCCGCCACGGCTATCCGGACCCGGTCGCCCGGCTGCTCGGCGAGGCGGCGGCGCTCACGGTGCTGCTCGGCTCCTCCCTCAAGTTTGAGGGCCGGTTCCAGCTCCAGACCAAGACCGACGGCCCGGTCGCGATGATCGTGGTCGATTTCGAGGCGCCCGACCGCCTGCGCGCCACCGCCCGGTTCGATGCGGAGCGCGTCGCGGCCCTGGGTTCCGGCCCGCTCAAAGATTCCGAGCTGATCGGCACGGGTCACCTCGCCATGACCATCGACCAGGGCACGGCCGCCAGCCGTTACCAGGGCGTGGTCGCCCTGGAAGGTCAGAGCCTGGAGGAGGCCGCCCACCAGTATTTCCGCCAGTCGGAGCAGATCCCCACGGAGGTGCGCCTCGCCGTGGCGGAGGCCGTGGACGAGATTGCGGGCCGCTGGCGGGCCGGCGGGCTGCTCGTGCAGTTCCTGCCGCAATCGGTCGACCGCGCCCGGCTCGCCGATCTGCCGCCGGGCGACATCCCGGAGGGGCACGCGCATCTCTCCGGCGCTGCGCCCGAGGACGATGCCTGGGTCGAGGCGCGCTCCCTGGTCGCCACGATCGAGGATCACGAGCTCGCCGACCCCAATGTCTCAAGCGAGCGCCTGCTCTACAGGCTGTTCCACGAGCGCGGGGTGCGGGTCTTCGAGCGTCAGCCCGTGCACGAGACCTGCCGCTGCTCCCGAGAGCGGGTGATGGGTATGATCCGTTCGTTCTCGCCGCAGGAGCGGCACGACATGGTGGCGGATGACGGGCGGATCGTCATCACCTGCGAATTCTGCTCTCGTCGATACGACCTCGATCCGCAGGAGGTCGAGGCCGAGATCGCCGAGCAGCCTAAGCAGTAGAGACCGAACTGAGACTGAGGGCGCGAGGCTATCACCCAGCGCTTACGGCCAAGCTTCGTCCGCGTAACGCGTTGATACCCGTATTCGTTGCGTGAATTTTTAAGGAGCCAGACCCGAACCGTTTCCGGACCTTCGACGTTGCGTGGCAGATTCAACATCGGAGGAATTCCCATGCGGAAATTGTCCATCGGTCTGGCCGCGCTGCTGATCAGCACCTCGGCCTATGCGCAACAGGGCGGCGCCGGCGCTGGCGCCGGGATGAGCGGCCGCGGCGGCCAGGGCGGAGCCGAGTCCGGCATGAAGGCCGGCGGCGGTGACCGCGGCGGCTTGCAGGGAGGCAGCCAGGCCGGATCCGATCGGGGCGGCGCCGATACGGGCCGCTCCGCTCAGGGCCGGGACGCGGGTGGCGAGGGCCGGATGGCCCAGGACCGCGGTCGCGCCGGTGCCGAGCGCGGGGATCGCGACGGCGCCCGCGCCGAGCGCAACGATCGGGGTGACCGCAACGGTGATCGTGCGGAGCGCGGCGACCGCAACGGCGCACGGGCGGAGCGCAACGAGCGCGGCGATCATCGCGACGGCCGTGCCGACTTCCGCGGCCGGACCGACGTGAGCAGCCGGACCGACGTGCGTTCGAACCGGGTCGAGGGCGGATACCGCCGCGAGGGCCGCTACGTGTTCATCGGCGGCCGCCGGGTCGTGTACGGCTCGCCGGAATATCGCCGCCTGATCGTCACCGAGAACCGCGGCCCGCGCGAGCGCTACGTCGTCATCCGCGGCCAGCGCGTCCTCTACGGCTCGCCGGAGTACAAGCGCCTCGTCAGCGTCCGCGAGAGCGGCCCGCGCGAGCGCTACGTGGTCGTGCGCGGCCACCGGGTCCTGTACGGCTCGCCTGAGTATCGTCGCCTCGTCTCAGTGCAGGAGGACCGCTTCGTCACGATCCGCGGTCACCGCGTGCGCTACGGCTCCGACGAGTACCGGCGCCTGAGCGGCGGCGGCACCGTCAGCGCCAGCTTCCGCTCCGAGCAGCGCGCCGGCGCGCGCTTCGACAAGCACGGCGAGCGGGACGGCATCCGCAACGCCTCGCGCAACGAGGGCCGGAATGACGGTCGCAACGAGGGCCGCATGGACCGCGGCCAGGATCGCGGGATGGACCGCACGGCCGGCCAGGACCGCAAGAACGACGGCATGCGCAACAGCGACATGCGCGGCGGCCAGCAGCAGGACGGCATCCGCAACGCCTCGGATCGCGGCGGTCAGCAGGGTGGCATGAAGGCTGGCGGCACCGAGGGCGGCCGGACGGGCGGCGCCGAGCGTGGCGGCATGAGCGGCGGCAGCATGGGCGGCGCCCAGGGCGCGGGCCGCTCGGGCGGCCAGTCCGGTGGCCAGACGGGTGCCGGCCGCAACTGAGGCGGACCGGACAAGATGGCGGGGAGGGGCCTCGGCGGCCCTTCCCGACAGCCCTGCGCAGCGGCGGGAATCATCCCGAGTGCCGCTGCGCGGCTCCGGGATGACGGCCCGGATACACCGATGGACCGGGATTTACGGGTTGCTCACCGCCCGGACCTCACATGCGGCCTGTCGACCAATAAGAGTCCGACCTCGACGCATCGGCCCGGAATCTTTATCCGGCTCCGCGCGGCACCGGCGCGGTAGACCGCCTCCGAACCGGCCGCTCGGGCGTCACGATGAGCCAGCTCTCCTCCGAGATCCTCCTTGTTCCGCGGGGCGAAGCCGGCCATTTCCTGCCGGCGGCGCTCGGCTGGATGGGGAAGCGCACCACCGTCACGCACCATCCGGGCGAGGCGAACCATGTGCTGTGCCTGCCGGTCCTCGACTTCGTCCGCCTGGGTTTCCCGGACGCGAACGGACGGCTGGACCTGCTGCAGCCGGGTGACGCCGAGAACCTGCGGGCTGGACGGGCGGCGCTCCTCCTCGACCTGTCGAACGAGGGGCCGGGACTCCACGCCCCGACCTTCGAGGCGCTGCATCGCAACCTCGACGGGCTCGGGATCCCCCGCGACCGGGTCATCCTCGTCTCGCAGAACAGGATGCTGCGCCTGGATTACGAGCGGCTCTACGGGGAGGGCCTGCGCTTCTGGACCTTCGAGTTCTTCCCGCTGCAGGTCGCCCTCTGGCTCGACGCGGAAGCGGGCCCGCGGCTGTTCCCGCAGCATCCGCTCGACCGCACCGGATACGCGCCCTTCGCACGGGATTTCGGGCCCGCGCGCTTTCTCTGCCAGAACGCGGCCCTGCGTTGGCACCGGGTCCTGCTGTACCGCTGGTTCCAGCTCAACGGCATGGATCGGCACGGGCTGATCTCGTTCCACGGCATCGGGGCGGACAACCCGAAGGCCGGCGGCATCAACGTCTTCCACGCCCCGCCGGAGATCGAGGCCGCCTTCGCTCCTCTGCTCGCCGATGTCGGCGACTGGATCCCCCGGCAGGCCCGGCGGATCGATCCGCCCGCCGCGGGTACCGACATGGTGATGACCCTGGATACCCGCGCCTACGCGGATTGCGACCTCACCATCATCTCCGAGACCGACTTCTTCGAGGGCGGGGTCGAGCGCGTCACGGAGAAGTCCCTCAAGGCCGCCGCGACCGGGCTGCCCTTCGTGATGGTCGGCGCGCCCCGGGCCGTCGCGCGGCTGTCGGAACTGGGCTTCCACACCTTCGGCAGCCTGATCGATCATGACTACGATCCGGTCACCGAACCGGCCGAGCGGCTGCCGCGGGTGTTCCGATCGATCGAGCGGGCGTGGGCCGACTGCAGGAGCGACCGCGCTGCACGGCACCGCCGGGCACGGGAGCAGGCCGAGGCGAACGTCGCGCACGCTCGGCACGGTCTGCTGCCGCAGCTCGACCGGGTGATGGTGGCACCGCTGCTCGAGCGGCTGGTCCGGTTCACGGAGACGGGCGCACTGGTTCACTGACGCCCCGTTCGGCTCCGGGCCTGTCGGGTCGTGACCGACGCGCGACCTGCACCCGCTCAGCTCGCCAGCCGCAACGCCTCCGCCATCCGCCGCACGGCCGGTTCGATCGCGCGCTCCGGCACCGCGGCGTAACCCAGAAGCAGCCCCGGCTCTGGCGCGCCGGCATGGTAGGCCGACAGCGCCACCGCGGAGATCCCGGCCCGACCGAGCGCGGCGGCGGCGGCGTGATCGGCGAGGGATGGCGTCCAGGCAGGTCCCGGCCGGGCGATGAGGTGCATGCCGCCCTCCATCGGAGCCACCGCGATCACGTCCGCCGCGTGGCGCCTTGCAGCCTCCACCAGCGCGTCCTGACGCAGGGCATAGAGGCGGCGGGTCCGCCGCAGGTGACCGGCGAGATGGCCGTCCTCGATGAAGCGGGCCAGCGCCCACTGGCCGATTCCGGGCGGGGCCGGACCGGTTTCGGCGAGGGCTTGGTTGACCGGCGCCACGAGGCCGCGCGGCAGGACGAGGTAGCTCAGGCCCAGGGCGGGCAGCAGGAGCTTGGAGAAGCTGCCGACATAGATCACCCGCCCGCCGCGATCGAGGGCGCGCAGCGGTGCGAGCGGGCGCCCGGCATAGCGGTACGCCCCGTCGTAATCGTCCTCGACGATCCAGCCCGAGGCCGCATCCGCCCAGGCCAGGAGATCCAGCCGGTTCTCGAGGCTCATGGCGTAACCGAGGGGGTAATGCTGGGCCGGCGTGACCACGGCGAGCCGGGCGCCGGGCGCCGCGGCCGCCCCGCGGCTTGCCGAGAGGCCGCCCGGCCCGATCGGGATCGGCACAACGCGCAGGCCCGAGCCCGCCAGGGCCCGGGCGATTCCGGGGAAGCCCGGCTCCTCGACCCAAGCGGTCTCGCCCGGATCGAGCAGCAGCTCGGCCAGAAGGCGCAGGCTCTGACGGATGCCCGCCGTGACGATGACGTCGTCGGCCTCGCAGACGACGCCGCGGGCCTGGGCGAGGAAGGCGGCGATCGCCCCGCGTAGCGCCGCCGAGCCGCGCGGATCGGTCCGCTCGGCCGGACCGTGGCGCCACTCCGCCTGGAGCAGGCGGGCCCAGACCTCGTAGGGGAACGCGTCCAGAGCCGGACGGCCGAGGGCGAAGGCGTCGGGGACGCCCGGTCCCGCCATGTAGCGCTGCGACGGTGCACGGACGCGCTCGGCGCCGCGCCGCGACAGCGCCGGCGCCGGTCCGAGGGCCGTCCGAGCGACCGGCCTGGAATGCGGGACCGCATCGTCCGGCAGGATCGCGGCGACGCGCGTGGCCGAGCCGGGCCGCGCCGTCAGGTAGCCTTCCGCGGTGAGCTGCTCCAGGGCCAGCACCACGGTGCCGCGGGCGCAGCCGAGATCCGCCGCGAGGACCCGCGAGGCCGGCAGCCGGGCACCGCGCGGCAGGCGGCGGTCGAGGATGGCCGTTCGCAGGCCCTCGCGCAGCTGCACGTGCAGTGGCAGCGCCGCCGCCGGATCGAGGCTGACGGGCAGCGGAAGCGGCCCCCTGGGCATCGTGCAAACTGGTCCAGCCGGGTTCAGAGAATTGGACCTTTCGCCTGGTCCGCCGCCGGGTCAAGCAGAGCTGTATCCACGTGCCAGACAGGACAGGGGCGATGTACCAGCCGCCGCACTTCCGGGAGGACAGCCAAGCCGCCCAGCACGCGCTGATCCGCGCCCATCCGCTGGGCCTTCTGGTCACCGCCGGGCCGGGCGGTCTCATCGCCAATCCGATCCCCTTCCTCCTCGACGCGGTCGGAGAGCACGGCACGCTGCGAGCCCACCTCGCCCGCGCCAACCCGCAGGGGCGTGAGCTTGCCGCGGTGGAGGAGTGCTTGGTGGTGTTCCAGGGACCCCAGGGCTACGTCACGCCCAGCTGGTACGCGAGCAAGCGCGAGCACGGGCGCGTGGTGCCGACCTGGAACTACGCCACCGTCCATGCCTGGGGCCGACCCCGGGTGATCGAGGCGGCGGACTGGCTGCACCGACAGATCGCCGACCTCACCGCCCTGCGCGAGGCTCCGCGGGCGGCGCCCTGGGCCGTGTCGGACGCGCCCGAGCCGTTCGTCGCCGCGCAGGTCCGGGCGCTCGTCGGCGTCGAAATCCCGATCAGCCGCATCGAGGGGAAATGGAAGATGAGCCAGAACAGGTCCGAAGCGGACCGGCACGGCGTCATGGCCGGCTTCCAGGCGGAGG
This window of the Methylobacterium tardum genome carries:
- a CDS encoding Hsp33 family molecular chaperone; the protein is MTSETQSQPQHQTAGNGHAGEDDAVLPFAVEALDVRGRVVRLGDSVDTILRRHGYPDPVARLLGEAAALTVLLGSSLKFEGRFQLQTKTDGPVAMIVVDFEAPDRLRATARFDAERVAALGSGPLKDSELIGTGHLAMTIDQGTAASRYQGVVALEGQSLEEAAHQYFRQSEQIPTEVRLAVAEAVDEIAGRWRAGGLLVQFLPQSVDRARLADLPPGDIPEGHAHLSGAAPEDDAWVEARSLVATIEDHELADPNVSSERLLYRLFHERGVRVFERQPVHETCRCSRERVMGMIRSFSPQERHDMVADDGRIVITCEFCSRRYDLDPQEVEAEIAEQPKQ
- a CDS encoding aspartate aminotransferase family protein — encoded protein: MTSALLPTYVRAPLAFERGEGAWLVTEGGERYLDFGAGIAVNGLGHAHPHLVNALTEQAAKIWHTSNLFQIPGGERLGQRLVDATFADVVFFCNSGAEANEAAIKIARKYHAAGGQPERFRIVTFAGAFHGRTLATLAAGGQQKYIEGFGPKVEGFDQVPAGDWAALEAVIGPETAALMIEPIQGEGGVREIPHADLRRLREICDANGLLLIMDEVQTGVGRTGRLFAHEWSGITPDIMSVAKGIGGGFPLGACLATREAARGMTAGTHGTTFGGNPLAMAVGNAVLDVVLEEGFLERVARSGLILKQKLAALRDRHPHVFEEIRGEGLMLGLKLGVPNTDFAAAARDAHLLVIPAGDNIVRLLPPLTIGDAEIDEAVRRLDAAASGFEAVRGAAE
- the argF gene encoding ornithine carbamoyltransferase, which gives rise to MKAQIDGRAQAPAPHLNGAGPRHFLDLKDFSGAELRRVLDASAAIKARRRKGELATERPLTGKTLAMVFDRPSTRTRVSFDVAMRELGGETLMLTGSEMQLGRGETIGDTAQVLSRFADAIMIRILDHGQMLELAEYATVPVINALTKVSHPCQIMADVLTFEEHRGPIKGRTVAWSGDSNNVLASWVHAAARLDFTLNVASPPELAPPPALLAWAKQEGADLNVTTDAFAAVDGADAVVTDCWVSMGDDDEAHRHNLLSPYQVNAKLMAAANRDAIFMHCLPAHRGEEVTAEVMDGPSSVVFDEAENRLHAQKGILAWCLGAGGL
- a CDS encoding FMN-binding negative transcriptional regulator, with the protein product MYQPPHFREDSQAAQHALIRAHPLGLLVTAGPGGLIANPIPFLLDAVGEHGTLRAHLARANPQGRELAAVEECLVVFQGPQGYVTPSWYASKREHGRVVPTWNYATVHAWGRPRVIEAADWLHRQIADLTALREAPRAAPWAVSDAPEPFVAAQVRALVGVEIPISRIEGKWKMSQNRSEADRHGVMAGFQAEGEPVLAGLIAERSPA
- a CDS encoding PLP-dependent aminotransferase family protein, with translation MPRGPLPLPVSLDPAAALPLHVQLREGLRTAILDRRLPRGARLPASRVLAADLGCARGTVVLALEQLTAEGYLTARPGSATRVAAILPDDAVPHSRPVARTALGPAPALSRRGAERVRAPSQRYMAGPGVPDAFALGRPALDAFPYEVWARLLQAEWRHGPAERTDPRGSAALRGAIAAFLAQARGVVCEADDVIVTAGIRQSLRLLAELLLDPGETAWVEEPGFPGIARALAGSGLRVVPIPIGPGGLSASRGAAAAPGARLAVVTPAQHYPLGYAMSLENRLDLLAWADAASGWIVEDDYDGAYRYAGRPLAPLRALDRGGRVIYVGSFSKLLLPALGLSYLVLPRGLVAPVNQALAETGPAPPGIGQWALARFIEDGHLAGHLRRTRRLYALRQDALVEAARRHAADVIAVAPMEGGMHLIARPGPAWTPSLADHAAAAALGRAGISAVALSAYHAGAPEPGLLLGYAAVPERAIEPAVRRMAEALRLAS